The sequence attaGTAGtattagtacttatagtttaaTCAACCTTGCATATTTAATTAGATATACTTgatacataaatttaatataaaacttgTATTATTAACTTAACGTAATCCAACAGCCATCAAAATCGGAGTCGCAACCAAAGCTGAAGAGCATAATAGTGACCGCGAGCCGCCTGCGCCTCGGCAGCCAGGACAGCTCCGAGAAGCAGGTCACCTTCCAGGACTCCAACAATACTGATGGCTCCGTCAAGAGCAAACGGGTCAAGTTCGCCGACGACACCGTGTTTCACCAGGAAAACAAGGTTAAGAGAGGTTAGTGTTTACGAGTAATTAGTTCTTGGCTATGAATATGAGTAATCGATTAGTATATTTCCTGTCACTGGCAATTTACTCAATCATTCAGCAATTATATTGGAGATCTATTAATAATGGACATATTGTTTATTTCCAGTTTTCCGCAAACCCAAGCGGATGCTGACCCCGGGTCCGCAGAAGCCGGGCAGATATTGCTTCAACCCGCGGTTCCAAGCCCTCATTAACCGCTTCGAAAACCAGGGAATAACTTTAGCCCGGACTCCTGTCAATAGCAACAGAGACCGGGAACAGGAGTCCACGCCCCCTGTCGGCGAACACGCCAATATACCGGCGCGGGCGATCAACTTTAAAGAGTCTGTAGACAGTCCGGCCGTCAGTTCAGTGACGGAGAAAGAATCAAATGAATTATTCAGGACGTGCGTGGACTCGCCTGTCCCCAGCCAGCCGCTGCAGACGGCCATCTCGGCGCTCACCACGAACATCGCCGGCTCTCTGCAAAATTGCCTCTCGTCCGCCCTCCGCGCCAATGAGGAAGAAACGGAAATACAATTCAAATTCGTTATCACGAAACGAAAGGCCGTCCTCAGAAAAATACCCGGCGAAGGGGAGAATTGCAACGAAATTGTTGAGGCTTACGACGCAAATAAGGAAAATATTTGGTCATCAGTGGCGAGGGCTGTCAAGAATGTGTTCTGGGGGGAGCAAGGCATGAGCTTAGGTAAGTGTTGGGTCTGCAGCTATGTCTAGAATTTGTCTAATAATATTCAGTTTAAGTACCGTAATAACACTGGGAATGTTGACCTTTGACCGTTGCTGTTGTTTGAGTGAGTTTGTTTTCAGAAATATTTCGTGCCGGATATTTAAGACACAAGATTAATTTCCAACTCTTTGTGCGTACTCTAATGTAATTAAGGGAATTcaagttaaattaattttgcattgtttatatttattttacaatttgaGCACAATTAAGTTTGATGTAGGTATAcgtcaattaattaattcactAATCTGTCTTAACACGTTGGCGATGTCCCAAAGATCCCTCTGCTACTGGCTTTAATATTGCTTGTTATCTGGCGCGGGTCCAGTGGCATAAAAAGACAGTGTAATGAAATTCTAACTGCCTGTGAAATGCCCTTTCAAAGCAGAAAGAGACACTGCACTACTGCAATTTCATTCATGTCATAAGCGGCGCGAATAATTGTTCTCAAAGAAAGATTtcataatttcatttcaatgtTACCTTTTCCACCTTTTTGTCGTCTTGACGTTATTGCCTACATTTTTACAGAGAGGATTTAACGTTTTGTTTAGAGACGGAAAATTTCTTTGCAGACTTGTCAACGATTTGATTAAATTTAAGTCGTAAAactgatattttttgttacgCTTTGAATTTGGTTGTTTTGATGAAACCGGATCTGCGGTAAACATTTTCAGTAAACTTGAAACTTGTAATATTGCTTGGCCTAAATGCGGTATCGGAACTTCTGTAAGTGTTGAGGATCCCAGTCGGCAACTTTCCCTTCATTATTTATTGGCAAATCCAAAATTAGGCTTTCTTGAACTTTACAACAACTGAACTTCATCTTAATTACCTTTTCCATTCCAAGGCTCTTTGtctaactaaaattaaaatactgaTACTTTGGTACCCGTATAATTCAGAAGTTGAAaggagaagaagaagatttaCCTACACATTTTACCATATATTCCATTAAAAGATTCCTAAATCACCAAACAAGCCACTACTGCTTAGCAACTCTCTCTTATTCCGTCTTCTTATCTTGCCGGAGAGAAAGACTATTGATGATATCAGGATTAAACACTCAAATTAGTTGCTAGTCGCTAACTGCCTCTGGTGCGCTAGGCTTATCTACACAGCCATAATGAGAATAATCACCTGAGAACCTCTATTAATAGACCCGTCAACCCTATAACCAAACCACTTTTTTTTCCAGCAACAACAACCCCTCTGACGCGTCCACCAAACGAGTCGCGCTCCTCGTCCGGCTGCAAGAGGAAATCCGACGACCTGTCCGACAACGAGTTGAGTCCGCTGAACCACAAGCGGCACAAGTACTCGGGGCGGCTGCGCGGGCGCCCCCCGCTCCCCCGCAGCGGGGGGGTGGCGCGCCTGCGCGGGTCAATGTCCGCCGAGCAACACAGCTTGTTGAAGGAAATGCCGGCAGATGGCGCTGCCAATCAGTCGTTTTAGAATTAGGAGTTATATTGTTATGGAGAAAAAGGCAGTGGAGTTTTGATTGGTTTGTGTCGTGTaaatagttaatttaatttaattttaattttctttaaatcaggttataataaataaaactatataattaattgtaaaatGATGGTAAGATACattattaaatagataaaacagtaagtaga is a genomic window of Plutella xylostella chromosome 18, ilPluXylo3.1, whole genome shotgun sequence containing:
- the LOC125489893 gene encoding uncharacterized protein LOC125489893, with the protein product MKCPVEARCIICHYTFCCASCRWKHEEETHGLKYDCCLCRGQRYLCRPEHLDNKDFIKHITEKHLPLQCRKCQQLFTNMEDLINIDKCQSITELIDQPQVRKDPTEIEARFDSIYEKTIAINDNENIEAIISVNKNNRTAVITPIVRKKTLVDYESSEDSEYDSPKPTANMHTPHPKMAPKTPKLKKQRAATPHAKKFINLMRQRVIEEYEKEEECKIEKDLDDSPVGSKTTPVRKEDGLTAQPSKGMTTPTSHLPDRCLKLAQAVTTSTPTHPAAGAWAMFPEQGADSPLSEIEGTTGESPAQSSCDPSKSESQPKLKSIIVTASRLRLGSQDSSEKQVTFQDSNNTDGSVKSKRVKFADDTVFHQENKVKRVFRKPKRMLTPGPQKPGRYCFNPRFQALINRFENQGITLARTPVNSNRDREQESTPPVGEHANIPARAINFKESVDSPAVSSVTEKESNELFRTCVDSPVPSQPLQTAISALTTNIAGSLQNCLSSALRANEEETEIQFKFVITKRKAVLRKIPGEGENCNEIVEAYDANKENIWSSVARAVKNVFWGEQGMSLATTTPLTRPPNESRSSSGCKRKSDDLSDNELSPLNHKRHKYSGRLRGRPPLPRSGGVARLRGSMSAEQHSLLKEMPADGAANQSF